The Deinococcus aquaticus genomic interval CGCGGCGCCCAGCGAGCGCAACGTCAGGTCGTTGGCGTCGCGCAGGTCGCGGATGGCGTTCCACTGACCCAGTTGCGCGCCCAGCAGGCGGGCGTAGGCGGCCACGACACTGGTCTCATCCTCGCCGAAGGGACTGCCGTCGTTGCGGGTCAGGATCAGCACGCCCAGGTGGGTGGAGGCGCGGCCGTACACGGGGGCCACGTGGTAACTCTGCCGCTGGGGTTTTTTCAGCAGGGCCAGGGCTTCCTCGGCCACCCAGTGATCGGCCTGCACGCTGCGGCTGTCGTTGTCGCTGGGGTGGATGGGCCGTTCCAGGAAGGCCTCGAAGGCGCCCTTGGCGGCCAGGATGTGCGGCGTACCCTGGCGGTACGCGACGAACGCGAGGTTCGGGGCGACCTGAAGCTTGTCGAGAATACCCACCCCGGCGCGGATGATGGCGTCGGCGTCGCGGGCCTCCGCGAGGCGTTCGCTGCCGGCGCGCAGGGCGTTGATGGTGTTGCGCTGCCACGCGACCTCGCTCAGGTTGCCCTGCTCGCGCAGCAGCATGAAGCCCAGGCTGCCGATCACGATCAGCGCGCCCAGCAGGTCCATCGGGTTCCCCGCGTGGCCGGGCAGGGCCAGCGACACGATGAACCCGGCGGGGTAGGCGACCAGAGCGGACCAGCGCAGGGGACCGCGCAGGCCTCCGGTGGCGGCGGCGATCAGGACGGCGCTGGC includes:
- a CDS encoding HD-GYP domain-containing protein, coding for MSRTPPWSYLLLFLAVALLGYAAYADLQGLLAASAVLIAAATGGLRGPLRWSALVAYPAGFIVSLALPGHAGNPMDLLGALIVIGSLGFMLLREQGNLSEVAWQRNTINALRAGSERLAEARDADAIIRAGVGILDKLQVAPNLAFVAYRQGTPHILAAKGAFEAFLERPIHPSDNDSRSVQADHWVAEEALALLKKPQRQSYHVAPVYGRASTHLGVLILTRNDGSPFGEDETSVVAAYARLLGAQLGQWNAIRDLRDANDLTLRSLGAALERRDDDTGGHTNRVVSMSVRLARRLGWDEDQVKALRWGAYLHDLGKLAIPDGVLHKRGPLDPDERKVIQTHTTIGYDMLQDLHFLPAETLDLVRYHHERWDGTGYPSGLRGPSIPDTARLFTIIDVFDALTNARPYKPAWTRDRAVNEIRMQASRQFDPQYVDAFLRMMAEHDDVHLVL